In Hirundo rustica isolate bHirRus1 chromosome 4, bHirRus1.pri.v3, whole genome shotgun sequence, a genomic segment contains:
- the MEST gene encoding mesoderm-specific transcript homolog protein, which yields MKEWWLQVGLLGVPLLAVYLHIPPPQPSPALRSWKSSGSFFTYKDLNIFYRDSGGAVGSSDVVVLLHGFPTSSYDWSKIWEGLTQRFHRVIALDFLGFGFSDKPRPHGYSIFEQATIVEGLLRHLGLRHQRINLLSHDYGDTVAQELLHRYEHNRTGSILINSLCLSNGGIFPETHYPRFIQKLLKDGGLLSPIILRLMNFFLFSGGLGAVFGPYTQPSQAEFWDMWTAVRNNDGNLVMDSILQYINQRKKHRERWVGALMSTSVPLHLIYGPLDPVNPHPEFLQLYKKVLPMSTVSVLDDHISHYPQLEDPTGFLNAYLNFINSF from the exons ATGAAGGAGTGGTGGCTGCAGGTGGGGTTGCTGGGCGTGCCCCTCCTCGCCGTCTACCTGCACATCCCGCCCCCACAGCCCTCCCCGGCGCTCCGCTCCTGGAAATCTTCCGGAAGCTTCTTCACCTACAAGGACCTGAACATCTTCTACAGAG ATTCCGGCGGCGCCGTCGGCAGCTCCGACGTCGTGGTGCTCCTGCATGGCTTCCCAACGTCCAGCTACGACTGGAGCAAG ATCTGGGAAGGGCTGACCCAGCGCTTCCACCGGGTGATCGCCCTGGATTTCCTCGGATTTGGATTCAGTGACAAGCCC AGGCCCCACGGCTACTCCATCTTCGAGCAGGCCACCATCGTGGAGGGGCTGCTGCGGCACCTGGGGCTCCGGCACCAGCGGATCAACCTCCTGTCCCACGATTACGGCGACACGGTcgcccaggagctgctccacag gtaTGAGCACAATAGAACTGGAAGCATCCTGATCAACAGCCTCTGCTTATCCAACGGAG GGATTTTTCCCGAAACGCACTACCCCCGCTTCATCCAGAAG CTCCTCAAGGACGGGGGGCTGCTGTCGCCCATCATCCTGCGGCTGATgaacttcttcctcttctccgGAGG GCTCGGGGCGGTTTTCGGGCCCTACACGCAGCCCTCGCAGGCGGAATTCTGGGATATGTGGACGGCGGTGCGGAACAACGACGGGAATCTCGTCATGGACAG TATTTTGCAGTACATAAACCAGAGAAAGAAGCACAGAGAGCGCTGGGTTGGGGCTTTGATGTCTACCTCGGTCCCAC TGCATCTCATCTACGGGCCCCTGGACCCCGTGAATCCACACCCGGAGTTCCTGCAGCTTTACAA GAAGGTGCTTCCCATGTCCACGGTGTCCGTGCTGGATGATCACATCAGCCACTACCCCCAGCTGGAGGATCCCACGGGATTTCTCAACGCCTACCTGAACTTCATCAACTCcttctga